The sequence agaaaatgcatttattaatttcagctttatcaaacagtgaTGAAGAGGAGacaaaaaggggaaaaaaggGCTCATTTCAACTAAACCACTCCAACTGTGCACATGCGTTGGAGCTCATGTTGTCAGAAACTTGGGTATGACCATTATTCTTTCCTGATATCCTCACTGAATCTCCCACCAAAAAGACTACGAACCAGTGtccatcacaaatctctctctacCCAGTTTTCTCTAGAGCCATCTCCAAATTCTGTCATCCTGAtcggctgacacaacattcctaatttAAGCATCATAGCCCCATGCCTTTAGCTGAAACCCAACATAACACAGACAGTGCTGTGAATCCTGTTCAATTGACTGTGAGAGGTGGGTTTTAATCAGGGTCTGAAATCACTCGAAATTGCTATGGGAGGGTCAATAAGTGGTAGAATCATTGAACAGGTAAAAGGTCACATTAAACCGATAATTGTGTGGCCAAGTACAACTCCAATGTCACATTTAAATTTACTgatgttggccaaatcaaaggtgatgataaaTTGTCACACAGAggggagtttgaaaatctggttgaatggtgcatTAATAACAagctctcactcaacatcagcaaaatccAAAGcactgactacaggaggaagtcagaggtccatgagtcagtcctcatgaggagattggagaaggtcagtaactttaaattcaagGCGatgtatggtaacatatacaaactttgataataaatggacttcaAACTTGGAATCAAGGAGACATTTGGTGGGAACGTGAGGAGATTCAAAAATGAGATTACATCAGGATGAATGTAACTGGGTGGTCGATGGTGACCTGGACTCTGTGAGCTTGTTCCTCTTCTAGTTCACTCCAAATGAGTGAATGAAatgccaggaacaggaacagacAGAGTCAGGAAGCTTGGTTCACATCAGTTATCTGTAGTAGCACATTCTGATATACACAGTTACTGTGCTCATCACCATTAGCACCACTGACTGACATCTGAATCTGACCATTCAATGGCCTTCAGCCGACCACTGAGAGATTCCAGCATTTCAACAGTGGAAGCCTCCAGTTGCAGCACCTTCCCatccagcaggttgggcagctttAATATGTGGGCAATGATGTCATTGAGAACAATGACCAGTGCATCCACGTTACAGAATTTCTCACTGCGAAACTTCAACACTTCCACTTTACCAAGCAGTTCATTGAGAGCAACTGTCCCGTGTTTCAGCAGGTAATCTAACGCAAAGCGATTGTTCAGCAGCTCATGTAGGCTGTCGAGTTGATCCTCCacaatttttattcttttttctgtctGGTTAATATCTTTCTTTGTCTCCTTGATGTGGGAGATACAGGATTCCAGATCCCTTGAATACTTTGAAATGTACCCCTCTTCTCTTTTCACTTGTCTCCTGATCGATTGACAATTCTTCTCTGCATCGGCTCTACCAATTTCACAAGCGATGGCAGCTACAGCTCCTGAAACACCAGTTATAGTTGctgaagaaagaaataaagagagaTGAATATGTTGAGTACGTAAGTGAAGACGGAAGTCCCCACGGCCTGACTAGGTGTCCCCTGGACCATGTGTGAAACTAGTGCCAAATTGTAGGGGCCTTGGAGAGGTAATGAAAACATTATTTACCAAGGGTTACATGCTGGAGAAATGGAGGATaattaatgttgttctgttgtgcgaggtgcatccatttaaaacagagatgtggagaaatttcttaagccagagggtggaatttgtttccatccgtggaggccaggtcgttggatgcatttaaggtggagatgGATATGTTCCTGATTAGCCCTGACATCAAATCTTTGGGGAGAAGCCTGGTGAGTGAGGTtgatggagtggggggggggggggggcgggtggaaTAAAGGTATTGAAtgttggaacagactcgatgggctgaaaagcctatttctgctccaatGTGTTACAGTCAGTTCATTCTAGACACTTCCAGCACTCTGTGTATAATCACAGGCCCTAATTCTGGTATCTCCACTTATacgaaatttgttgtttcctGGCAGTAGTACAGCACAAGGCATAAATGTTGCTATTTgttataaaaataattaaa comes from Hypanus sabinus isolate sHypSab1 chromosome 12, sHypSab1.hap1, whole genome shotgun sequence and encodes:
- the LOC132402601 gene encoding uncharacterized protein LOC132402601, whose translation is MLNEAIPKFLTGLINVEEATLGAPDTIVNQRRFTGEQLPHLEGHFGALIGERGEWTATITGVSGAVAAIACEIGRADAEKNCQSIRRQVKREEGYISKYSRDLESCISHIKETKKDINQTEKRIKIVEDQLDSLHELLNNRFALDYLLKHGTVALNELLGKVEVLKFRSEKFCNVDALVIVLNDIIAHILKLPNLLDGKVLQLEASTVEMLESLSGRLKAIEWSDSDVSQWC